A stretch of the Solanum dulcamara chromosome 6, daSolDulc1.2, whole genome shotgun sequence genome encodes the following:
- the LOC129893291 gene encoding protein NOI4, with protein sequence MAEKGQPLPKFGEWDVNDPSSAEGFTVIFNKARNEKKTGGKVDSPPKGDSAYKNKAMLGKPQSKKWFCCMQSTAAES encoded by the exons ATGGCG GAAAAAGGCCAGCCACTTCCTAAGTTTGGTGAGTGGGATGTGAATGATCCATCTTCAGCGGAGGGATTCACAGTGATCTTTAATAAAGCTCGAAATGAGAAGAAGACAGGTGGAAAGGTAGACTCACCACCAAAGGGTGACTCTGCATACAAAAATAAAGCAATGCTTGGAAAACCTCAATCA AAAAAATGGTTCTGCTGTATGCAGTCTACTGCTGCCGAATCATGA